One window of the Cryptomeria japonica chromosome 7, Sugi_1.0, whole genome shotgun sequence genome contains the following:
- the LOC131856328 gene encoding glucan endo-1,3-beta-glucosidase-like: MGSRQGNKDCYALALLIVVSFYIVHANGEKIGVRYGMLSDSLPYHNEEVNLMQSNNIGKVRLYFASQDALQALKNSGIEVIVGVRNAELQTIADDQDVANIWVNDNIKQFYPSVNIKYIAVGNEVFLNRTLILYLLPAMENIQRALRKADLQNNIKVSTPYPTSVLNNSFPPSEGTFGEDMSAILNFLSDNGSTFMAHVYPYFSYKNSAGSISADYSLFRSTSTVVTDGNLMYNNLFDVFVDAFISAMEKLGHSNIPIVITESGWPTAGNAVATVDNARTYNNNLIKHVLSNAGTPKRPGTTIETYFYTVQ; this comes from the exons ATGGGTTCCCGGCAAGGAAATAAAGATTGCTATGCTTTGGCTCTTCTCATTGTCGTTTCGTTCTACATAGTTCATGCAA ATGGTGAAAAGATAGGAGTACGCTATGGAATGCTTTCAGACAGTTTGCCTTATCACAATGAGGAGGTGAATCTGATGCAGTCAAACAACATAGGAAAGGTGAGATTATACTTTGCAAGTCAGGACGCCCTGCAGGCCCTGAAGAATTCTGGAATCGAAGTGATTGTGGGAGTTCGCAACGCTGAGCTTCAGACGATTGCAGATGACCAGGATGTAGCGAACATATGGGTGAATGACAACATTAAACAATTCTATCCTTCTGTCAACATCAAATACATTGCAGTGGGAAACGAGGTATTTTTAAATAGAACACTCATTTTGTATCTCCTGCCTGCAATGGAAAACATTCAGAGGGCATTGAGGAAGGCtgatttgcagaacaacatcaagGTCTCCACACCATACCCAACGTCCGTGTTGAACAACTCGTTTCCTCCGTCTGAGGGAACATTTGGTGAGGATATGAGTGCTATCCTTAACTTTCTATCAGATAATGGCTCCACTTTCATGGCCCACGTCTATCCATACTTCAGCTACAAAAACTCCGCAGGTTCAATTTCTGCAGACTATTCGCTGTTTAGATCGACAAGTACTGTGGTGACTGATGGCAATTTAATGTATAACAACTTGTTCGACGTTTTTGTGGACGCTTTTATATCTGCTATGGAAAAGCTGGGACATTCCAATATTCCAATTGTAATAACTGAAAGTGGGTGGCCCACTGCAGGCAATGCCGTGGCTACTGTGGACAATGCCCGAACTTACAACAACAATCTCATCAAGCATGTTTTGTCAAATGCAGGAACACCAAAGAGACCTGGAACGACAATTGAGACATATTTTTACACTGTTCAATGA
- the LOC131053184 gene encoding G-type lectin S-receptor-like serine/threonine-protein kinase At2g19130: MALAHHKFMIIVLSELLAIIALAIALIFSFLQWRRRRQRRAQRCAESSNAFLRMFSYEELKTITGNFRNKLGSGGFGSVFKGTLTDGTLVAVKKLEVSKQCEKQFRTEINSVGITNHKNLVRLKGFCAQGSRRLLVYDYMSNGSLNSFLFTKNSKRQSKILDWRTRFEIALGTANGLLYLHEECNDRIIHGDIKPENILLDKGFSPKLGDFGLAKLVARDFSEVLTTTRGTRGYLAPEWVSGLPITPKVDVYSFGMTLLEIISGRRNLDLNVQESSRCYLPAWAKEQICQRNMINIVDKRIASDADVEEVRRAALVSLLCIQNDENVRPNMAQVVLMLQGRREAYTPQIPTVTNQRVKDGGSTDSDSDSDCIV; the protein is encoded by the coding sequence ATGGCACTGGCACACCACAAATTTATGATTATTGTTCTATCGGAGCTTCTTGCTATTATTGCTCTTGCCATTGCTTTAATTTTTTCATTTCTACAGTGGCGGAGGCGTCGGCAAAGACGGGCACAAAGGTGCGCAGAGTCCTCGAATGCATTCCTTAGAATGTTCAGTTACGAGGAGTTGAAGACCATAACTGGGAATTTCAGAAATAAGCTGGGCAGCGGCGGATTTGGTTCAGTGTTCAAAGGAACTCTAACAGATGGTACGCTTGTAGCCGTAAAGAAACTGGAGGTTTCAAAGCAATGTGAAAAGCAATTCCGAACGGAAATCAACTCTGTGGGAATCACAAATCACAAGAATTTGGTGAGGCTTAAAGGATTTTGTGCACAAGGATCACGAAGATTACTGGTTTATGATTACATGTCCAACGGATCTCTAAATTCTTTCCTTTTCACAAAGAATTCAAAACGGCAATCGAAGATACTGGATTGGAGAACCCGATTTGAGATCGCATTGGGTACTGCAAATGGATTACTTTATCTGCATGAAGAATGCAACGATCGCATCATTCATGGCGACATAAAGCCTGAAAACATTCTGCTAGATAAGGGTTTTAGTCCTAAGTTGGGGGACTTCGGCTTAGCAAAGCTTGTAGCTAGAGATTTCAGCGAGGTACTAACGACTACCAGAGGAACGAGAGGATACTTGGCTCCCGAATGGGTCTCTGGCCTTCCCATCACCCCCAAGGTTGATGTCTACAGTTTTGGCATGACTCTCTTGGAAATCATATCAGGCCGAAGAAATCTGGACCTAAATGTGCAAGAATCAAGTAGGTGTTACCTTCCAGCTTGGGCTAAAGAGCAAATTTGTCAGAGAAACATGATAAATATTGTGGATAAAAGAATTGCAAGTGATGCAGATGTCGAAGAGGTGAGAAGAGCTGCTCTGGTAAGTTTGTTATGCATTCAAAATGATGAGAATGTCAGGCCAAACATGGCACAAGTGGTGCTGATGCTTCAAGGTAGGAGAGAGGCTTACACCCCACAGATCCCAACCGTGACGAACCAGCGAGTAAAAGACGGAGGGAGCACAGATAGCGATAGCGATAGCGATTGTATTGTTTGA